A genomic segment from Peribacillus sp. ACCC06369 encodes:
- a CDS encoding penicillin acylase family protein, giving the protein MEVAVPQQKPKSKWKRRALWSFGILILLLLSVLIAANVFLSRSLPETKGEISLPGLLKPVTVVRDSSGVPHIKAANEHDLYLAQGYIQAQDRLFQMDLSRRQASGRLSEVIGEKTVKNDKYFRTLGLRRAAEASYAAYTSNGKEALDVFAEGVNLYIDELKQNGKWPAEFTLLGYKPEPWTPVDSLTIGKYMAFDLGGNWEDQAFRQYLLQTFPKEKAYDLFPDYPKGAPYIISKEELDIEKSFAGAVIPYEFNGSNNWVVSGKKTDSGQPLLADDPHLGLATPSVWYQMHLEAPSVNVSGVIFAGIPGIILGHNEKVAWGVTNAGPDVQDLYIEKRNPENLKEFAFKGKWEKAQILDEPIRVKDGKTLDYKVTVTRHGPVVSEFAGKSGKDTVLALRWTALDPSAELEAVLNMNKAGNWKEFEKALLKFETPAQNFVFASVDGTIAYKANGRIPIRKKGDSMLPVPGWTDEFEWKGYIPFDELPKTVNPEEGFISTANNKVISDDYPYHISNNWAQPYRQMRIQEFLKANKKLTTEDMQSLQMDQLNLQAREFVPQFLEVLKGPSGKQEEQALRILKKWNQIDSVDEAAPLIFNVWMKKIGEVLLTEEIPEETLNLFNGRRSAIDELLRRALDGKPGPWIEEAGGLEQVLAKSLQETLKELEESQGDDIADWEWGDYHQVRFNHPLSSVAPLNYLFNSGGGLPVGGSSVTVQAAAFLDDGTVNHGGSWRFVIDLSDMNQGYHLVGPGQSGNVKSEWYHDQLDDWAEGTYHKTALDDPKGDRLTLNPSY; this is encoded by the coding sequence ATGGAAGTTGCCGTACCTCAGCAAAAGCCAAAATCGAAATGGAAAAGACGGGCGCTATGGAGTTTTGGAATCCTGATTTTACTTTTGCTGTCTGTTTTGATTGCTGCAAATGTATTTCTTTCAAGATCCTTGCCCGAAACAAAGGGGGAAATATCGCTTCCAGGCCTTTTGAAACCGGTTACGGTAGTGAGGGATTCCAGTGGGGTACCGCATATCAAAGCAGCGAATGAACATGATTTGTATTTAGCCCAAGGGTATATCCAAGCACAGGACCGTTTATTTCAAATGGATTTAAGCAGGCGTCAGGCCTCAGGAAGATTGAGTGAAGTGATTGGTGAGAAAACCGTCAAAAATGATAAATATTTTCGTACACTGGGGTTGAGACGGGCGGCTGAAGCCTCTTATGCTGCATATACAAGTAACGGGAAAGAAGCCCTGGATGTGTTTGCCGAAGGGGTGAATCTTTATATCGATGAACTGAAGCAGAATGGGAAATGGCCGGCCGAGTTCACTTTACTTGGATACAAACCAGAGCCGTGGACACCAGTCGATTCGCTGACCATCGGTAAATATATGGCCTTTGATTTAGGCGGGAACTGGGAAGATCAGGCGTTTAGACAGTATTTACTGCAAACGTTCCCAAAGGAAAAAGCGTATGATTTATTTCCTGATTATCCAAAGGGCGCTCCATATATCATCAGTAAGGAAGAGCTGGATATTGAAAAAAGTTTTGCAGGGGCTGTTATTCCTTATGAATTCAACGGCAGCAATAACTGGGTCGTTTCAGGCAAGAAAACGGATTCCGGTCAGCCGTTATTGGCGGATGATCCCCATCTGGGATTAGCTACACCGTCCGTTTGGTATCAAATGCATTTAGAGGCCCCGTCAGTCAATGTGAGCGGTGTTATTTTTGCCGGGATTCCGGGAATCATTCTCGGTCATAACGAAAAGGTCGCTTGGGGTGTGACCAATGCAGGTCCGGATGTTCAGGATCTGTATATTGAGAAGAGAAACCCGGAAAACCTGAAAGAATTCGCCTTCAAAGGTAAATGGGAAAAAGCACAAATCTTGGACGAACCGATCAGGGTGAAGGATGGTAAGACACTTGACTATAAGGTGACTGTTACCCGCCATGGACCGGTTGTTTCCGAGTTTGCCGGGAAAAGCGGAAAAGATACCGTCCTTGCATTAAGGTGGACGGCACTTGATCCTTCTGCCGAGCTTGAAGCGGTGCTGAATATGAATAAAGCCGGAAACTGGAAAGAATTCGAAAAGGCCCTTTTGAAGTTCGAAACCCCGGCACAGAATTTCGTCTTTGCCTCAGTCGATGGGACCATTGCCTATAAGGCGAATGGGAGAATCCCAATCCGGAAAAAAGGCGATAGTATGCTGCCAGTACCTGGCTGGACGGATGAATTTGAGTGGAAAGGCTACATTCCGTTTGATGAACTTCCAAAAACGGTCAATCCGGAAGAGGGATTCATTTCGACAGCGAATAATAAAGTCATCTCGGATGACTATCCTTACCACATCAGCAATAACTGGGCACAGCCCTACCGTCAGATGAGGATACAGGAGTTTTTAAAAGCCAATAAAAAGCTTACGACCGAGGATATGCAAAGCCTGCAAATGGATCAGCTGAATCTGCAAGCTAGAGAGTTTGTCCCTCAATTTCTAGAGGTATTGAAAGGTCCTTCGGGAAAACAGGAAGAACAGGCACTCAGGATTCTTAAGAAATGGAATCAAATTGATTCCGTTGATGAAGCAGCGCCACTGATTTTTAATGTCTGGATGAAAAAAATAGGGGAAGTTCTGCTTACGGAAGAAATACCGGAGGAAACCCTCAACCTCTTTAATGGAAGGCGTTCAGCCATTGATGAACTGCTGCGGCGGGCACTGGACGGTAAGCCGGGTCCTTGGATTGAAGAGGCAGGCGGACTGGAGCAGGTACTCGCCAAGTCGTTACAGGAGACGTTAAAGGAGCTGGAAGAATCACAAGGTGACGATATAGCTGATTGGGAATGGGGTGACTATCATCAGGTAAGGTTTAACCACCCGCTATCAAGTGTTGCCCCGTTAAATTATTTATTTAACAGCGGCGGCGGATTGCCGGTCGGCGGCAGCAGTGTAACTGTACAGGCAGCGGCATTTTTAGATGACGGAACTGTTAATCATGGTGGCTCCTGGAGGTTTGTCATCGACCTATCCGACATGAACCAGGGGTATCACCTCGTTGGCCCGGGGCAATCAGGTAACGTTAAAAGTGAGTGGTACCACGATCAGCTTGATGATTGGGCAGAAGGTACTTATCACAAAACGGCATTAGACGATCCAAAAGGTGATAGACTGACATTGAATCCATCATACTGA
- a CDS encoding STAS domain-containing protein: protein MEELRMIGEKIEKFKYILVEHIELFEEDGPLYDFETSKKVRSELIQIHADALIHGKSQAMERMKITGMEIGKRVVDMGIPLDKNIEEAQLVRNLFWSFIEEEVSNRYYSIEILLKASSIIDAILDQFIHCVSISYVNHYKEMARMANDSLQKIKENQEVMEELATPIVQTVLKDVLLLPLIGRIDDWRMEPMQSTVLQKCADLNAEVLIIDLSGITFTKESNMLSLLDKLVGALALMGTETMFVGFTPDVVKEIIKLDFTNQVKAFLSFREAMEYLFKQRGLALQPV, encoded by the coding sequence ATGGAAGAATTAAGAATGATCGGTGAAAAAATTGAAAAATTTAAATATATCTTGGTGGAGCATATCGAGTTGTTCGAAGAAGATGGCCCGCTCTATGATTTTGAAACCAGTAAAAAGGTAAGGTCAGAGCTTATTCAAATCCATGCAGATGCCCTAATCCATGGAAAGTCACAAGCGATGGAACGTATGAAAATAACGGGGATGGAAATAGGAAAGCGCGTCGTGGATATGGGTATTCCTTTAGATAAGAATATTGAGGAAGCTCAGCTGGTACGTAATCTTTTCTGGAGTTTCATTGAAGAAGAAGTAAGCAACCGCTACTACTCCATTGAAATTTTGCTAAAGGCAAGCTCGATAATTGATGCGATCCTGGACCAATTCATACACTGTGTGAGTATAAGTTATGTGAATCATTATAAAGAAATGGCAAGAATGGCAAACGATTCTTTGCAGAAGATAAAAGAGAACCAGGAAGTCATGGAAGAATTGGCCACTCCGATCGTACAGACCGTTTTAAAGGATGTCCTGCTCTTACCATTGATCGGGCGCATTGATGATTGGAGAATGGAGCCGATGCAATCGACTGTACTGCAAAAATGTGCAGATTTGAATGCGGAAGTATTGATTATCGATCTCTCCGGGATTACCTTTACGAAGGAAAGCAATATGCTCTCCCTTTTAGATAAACTAGTGGGGGCACTGGCGTTGATGGGTACGGAAACGATGTTTGTCGGTTTTACCCCTGATGTGGTGAAAGAGATAATCAAACTCGATTTCACTAATCAGGTAAAAGCTTTTCTATCGTTCAGGGAGGCTATGGAATATCTGTTTAAACAAAGAGGGCTGGCTCTTCAGCCGGTATGA
- a CDS encoding MFS transporter, translated as MNYIEPAGKSFRKTILALFLGSFVTFADLYSTQPVIPVFAKQFGVSPAMASLTLSFATGTLAICLLLVSFFSENIDRKKIMGTALTLSALLSICVSFIQDDLYILIAIRAIQGAVLAGFPAIAMAYINEEFHPKSLGYVMGIYVSGSSIGGLAGRLIVGVLTDHFSWNIAIGSLGALSLIISLAFWWMLPPSQHAVRVRVSLSRIKTSLINNLRNGRLVLLFGMAFLLMGSFVTVYNFVGIPLMGPPYHLSQTLIGFIFIIYLVGTFSSTWMGKLADQYSRRLVLLIGIAIMLMGALLTLLDPLLLKIMGLALLTFGFFGAHSIASSWVGSLADKSEKAQASALYLLFYYAGSSVVGASGGLFLMKFGWVGVISAVSILILLAAACAMMVEKVKIVK; from the coding sequence GTGAATTATATCGAGCCTGCTGGTAAATCATTCAGGAAAACAATCTTGGCTTTATTTCTTGGTAGCTTTGTAACGTTTGCCGATCTATATAGTACCCAACCGGTCATTCCGGTATTCGCAAAGCAATTCGGAGTCTCTCCTGCTATGGCAAGTCTTACATTATCTTTCGCAACGGGGACGCTTGCCATTTGTTTATTGCTAGTTTCCTTTTTTTCAGAAAATATCGATAGGAAAAAAATAATGGGGACGGCGCTCACTTTGTCTGCATTGTTATCCATATGTGTCAGCTTCATCCAGGATGACCTATACATCCTTATCGCGATACGGGCGATTCAAGGAGCCGTGCTTGCAGGCTTCCCGGCAATTGCGATGGCTTATATCAATGAAGAATTTCATCCGAAAAGCCTGGGCTATGTGATGGGTATCTATGTGAGCGGTTCGAGTATCGGCGGATTGGCTGGCAGGTTGATTGTCGGGGTGCTGACCGATCATTTCTCATGGAACATAGCGATTGGCAGCCTTGGAGCTTTAAGTTTGATCATCAGTCTGGCTTTTTGGTGGATGCTCCCGCCTTCGCAGCATGCAGTCCGCGTACGAGTCTCATTGTCGAGAATAAAAACCTCCCTCATTAATAACTTAAGGAATGGCAGACTAGTACTCTTATTCGGTATGGCCTTCCTATTAATGGGCTCGTTTGTTACCGTTTATAACTTTGTGGGTATACCTTTAATGGGACCGCCATATCATTTATCACAAACATTGATTGGCTTCATTTTCATCATCTATCTTGTGGGGACATTTAGTTCTACATGGATGGGGAAGCTTGCCGATCAATATAGTCGGAGGCTTGTACTTCTTATCGGAATCGCAATCATGCTGATGGGGGCCCTTTTAACCCTATTGGATCCACTATTGCTGAAAATAATGGGGCTTGCCCTGTTAACATTTGGCTTTTTTGGAGCTCATTCAATTGCGAGCAGTTGGGTTGGAAGTTTAGCCGATAAAAGTGAAAAAGCACAAGCATCCGCATTATATCTCCTGTTTTACTATGCCGGATCAAGTGTAGTGGGGGCATCAGGCGGTTTATTCCTGATGAAGTTCGGTTGGGTAGGGGTCATCTCGGCAGTATCCATTTTAATCCTCCTGGCTGCTGCTTGTGCCATGATGGTTGAAAAAGTGAAAATCGTTAAATAA
- a CDS encoding amino acid permease → MGNDQLKKTIGFWVGTSIVVGTVIGSGIFMRPGDVLELSGNSTMALLAWLIGGLITLASGLTIAEVSTRIPKTGGLYVYMEEVYGKAWGFLCGWVQTLVYGPAVMGALSLYFGILIAGIFNIASDYTLAIGILTIVFIAGMNLLGTKYGGMIQTLSTVAKLIPIIFIAVFGIAQGDMPVFNINSEGSMKISMAGAILATLWAYDGWMNVGFMAGEMKNPQKTLPRAIITGLVVVMVSYLAVNLAMLHVLGAEGVIAHGTNAANVAATLLFGELGGKLISIGIAISIFGCLNGKLLTFPRITLAMATDKMMPGHKQIGKISPKFKTPVNATILQVFIAIIMMVAADPDKLTNMAVFSVFCFYGLAFFAVFILRRKDPEAKTYKVPFYPLIPIVAIAGAIYIVLSTLIQTPLNALYSVIILIIGMPVYWLLKKSERNDKRSY, encoded by the coding sequence ATGGGAAATGACCAATTGAAGAAAACGATTGGCTTTTGGGTTGGAACATCTATTGTAGTTGGTACAGTTATCGGTTCTGGTATTTTCATGAGACCTGGTGACGTGCTTGAGTTAAGTGGTAACTCAACTATGGCCTTATTAGCTTGGCTGATAGGCGGTCTGATTACCCTGGCAAGCGGATTGACGATTGCGGAAGTGAGTACACGGATACCTAAAACGGGTGGCTTATATGTTTATATGGAAGAAGTGTACGGAAAAGCATGGGGATTCCTATGCGGCTGGGTTCAAACATTGGTATATGGACCTGCAGTCATGGGTGCCCTCAGTTTATACTTCGGAATATTAATCGCAGGAATATTTAATATCGCTTCAGATTACACTTTGGCAATAGGGATTCTGACGATCGTATTTATAGCAGGCATGAATCTGCTGGGGACAAAATACGGCGGTATGATACAAACCTTATCGACCGTTGCTAAATTGATCCCCATCATTTTCATAGCCGTGTTCGGTATCGCACAAGGTGATATGCCTGTATTCAATATCAATAGTGAAGGTTCAATGAAAATCAGTATGGCCGGTGCGATTTTGGCTACGCTCTGGGCGTATGATGGCTGGATGAATGTCGGCTTCATGGCAGGGGAAATGAAAAACCCGCAGAAAACGTTGCCGCGAGCGATCATAACGGGATTAGTCGTGGTCATGGTCTCATACTTAGCTGTGAACCTTGCCATGCTTCATGTATTGGGAGCAGAGGGAGTCATAGCTCATGGAACGAATGCAGCGAATGTTGCGGCAACGCTTCTATTTGGTGAATTGGGCGGGAAATTGATATCAATCGGAATAGCGATTTCCATTTTCGGTTGCTTGAACGGAAAACTCCTGACCTTTCCGCGCATAACCTTGGCGATGGCGACTGATAAAATGATGCCTGGCCATAAACAAATCGGGAAAATATCGCCCAAGTTTAAAACGCCTGTAAATGCAACGATATTACAAGTGTTCATTGCAATCATCATGATGGTTGCAGCAGACCCTGACAAACTTACCAATATGGCCGTATTCTCTGTCTTCTGTTTTTATGGATTAGCCTTCTTTGCGGTCTTCATCTTACGCAGAAAAGATCCGGAAGCGAAAACTTATAAAGTTCCATTTTACCCATTGATTCCCATTGTAGCGATTGCTGGCGCAATATATATTGTTTTAAGCACATTAATCCAAACACCTTTAAATGCCCTGTACTCGGTGATCATCCTCATTATAGGAATGCCTGTGTACTGGCTGCTTAAAAAAAGTGAGCGGAATGATAAACGGTCATATTAA
- a CDS encoding undecaprenyl-diphosphate phosphatase — translation MNMWEIFVAVILGLVEGLTEFAPVSSTGHMIIVDDLWLNSKELFGSEVANAFKVVIQLGSILAVVVLFWGRFMDLLGLRKLKGTSAVKGPRLNLLQILVGLLPAGVLGLLFEDYIDENLFTMKTVIVGLFLGAFLMIAADKFRPKLTAETVDQITYKQAFGVGLIQCLSLWPGFSRSGSTISGGVLLGMSYRAASDFTFIMAVPIMAGASLLKIVKYWDNFTPEVLPFFIAGFISAFIFALFCIRFFLILINKVKLTPFAIYRIVLAIVLLFIIW, via the coding sequence ATGAATATGTGGGAAATTTTTGTTGCAGTTATTCTTGGTCTTGTAGAAGGATTAACTGAATTTGCTCCTGTATCGTCTACAGGGCATATGATTATCGTCGATGATTTATGGCTGAATTCGAAAGAGCTTTTCGGGAGTGAAGTGGCCAATGCGTTCAAGGTGGTCATCCAGCTTGGTTCGATACTCGCGGTAGTCGTGCTCTTCTGGGGACGATTCATGGACTTGCTTGGTTTAAGGAAGCTGAAAGGGACATCCGCTGTGAAGGGCCCAAGGCTTAATCTATTGCAGATCCTTGTCGGATTGCTACCGGCGGGCGTCTTAGGTCTATTATTCGAAGATTACATTGATGAAAATCTATTTACCATGAAGACGGTTATCGTCGGGTTGTTCTTGGGCGCATTTTTGATGATTGCTGCGGATAAATTCCGTCCAAAGCTGACTGCAGAAACGGTTGACCAAATCACTTATAAACAAGCTTTCGGTGTAGGGTTAATCCAATGTTTATCTCTATGGCCGGGATTCTCCCGTTCAGGTTCAACGATATCAGGCGGTGTGCTATTAGGGATGAGCTATCGGGCTGCTTCCGATTTCACGTTCATCATGGCAGTGCCGATCATGGCTGGGGCCAGTTTGTTGAAAATCGTGAAGTACTGGGATAATTTCACGCCTGAAGTTCTGCCATTCTTTATTGCAGGTTTCATCAGTGCATTTATCTTTGCGTTATTCTGTATCCGCTTTTTCTTGATTTTAATCAATAAAGTTAAATTGACTCCTTTTGCCATCTACCGGATTGTCTTGGCGATTGTGCTTCTATTCATTATTTGGTAA
- a CDS encoding glycerophosphodiester phosphodiesterase, with amino-acid sequence MIGFKIKFKGEVMILQNILIFAHRGSKGTHPENTMAAFQKAAEIGAEGIEFDVHLSSDGELVIIHDETLDRTTTLSGYVKDHSSQQLKTADAGSKFSKEFLGERIPFLMEVFDWAKGNALLMNIEIKTDKLAYEGIEQKIIDLIRQYRMENRVILSSFNHQSIEKVKVLAPELERALLFEGLPENFEEILRDKKESGFHPDKNSLTPAVSEKAKKLGYKVRPWVANDEADIVKLAELDVDVIMTDFPEKAIKILKAWQATS; translated from the coding sequence ATGATAGGGTTCAAGATTAAGTTTAAAGGGGAAGTGATGATTTTGCAAAACATACTGATTTTCGCTCATAGGGGTTCCAAGGGGACGCATCCTGAAAATACCATGGCAGCATTTCAAAAGGCGGCAGAAATCGGTGCCGAGGGGATCGAGTTCGATGTCCACCTCAGTTCTGACGGGGAATTGGTCATCATCCATGACGAAACACTTGATCGAACGACCACCCTTAGTGGTTATGTAAAAGATCATTCGTCACAACAGCTGAAAACGGCAGATGCCGGGAGCAAATTTTCCAAGGAATTCCTTGGGGAACGGATTCCTTTTTTAATGGAAGTTTTCGACTGGGCAAAGGGAAATGCTTTATTGATGAATATCGAAATAAAAACGGATAAGCTCGCTTACGAAGGGATTGAACAGAAGATCATTGATTTAATTCGGCAATATCGAATGGAAAATCGGGTGATCCTCTCTTCCTTCAACCATCAATCCATTGAAAAAGTGAAGGTGCTTGCCCCGGAACTTGAACGTGCATTATTGTTCGAGGGGCTTCCTGAAAATTTCGAAGAAATCTTACGTGATAAAAAAGAATCTGGGTTTCATCCAGATAAAAACAGCCTGACCCCGGCAGTTAGTGAAAAAGCGAAAAAACTTGGATACAAAGTCCGGCCATGGGTCGCCAATGATGAAGCTGACATCGTCAAGCTTGCAGAATTGGATGTCGATGTTATCATGACCGATTTCCCTGAAAAGGCAATCAAGATTTTAAAGGCTTGGCAGGCAACTAGCTGA
- a CDS encoding alpha/beta-type small acid-soluble spore protein: protein MANNNNSNQLLVSGAEQALQQMKNEIASEFGVNLGADTTSRANGSVGGEITKRLVQMAEQQLGGSNFSR from the coding sequence ATGGCAAACAACAATAACAGCAATCAACTTTTAGTATCTGGTGCAGAACAAGCTCTACAACAAATGAAGAATGAAATCGCTAGTGAATTTGGTGTAAACCTAGGTGCTGACACTACTTCTCGCGCTAACGGATCTGTTGGTGGGGAAATCACAAAACGTTTGGTTCAAATGGCTGAACAACAATTAGGCGGTTCAAACTTTTCTCGTTAA
- a CDS encoding glycoside hydrolase family 18 protein, whose amino-acid sequence MQIHVVRPGQTLYGIAQTYSVTVDRLVETNKIPNPTNLVSGQALVIPIVGSYYFVQPGDSLYSISQKVDVPFQELAKINGIPENQVLSVGYRLYIPARKKKTAEFNGYVEPRGTTVAPALVTAAREAGPYLTYLAPFSFQSLRDGSLKEPLLDDFPAIARENKNVLMMVITNQENDQFSDELGQIILTNTSVQNKFLNNIVTTAKKYGFRDIHFDFEFLRPADKEAYNQFLRKARDRFKKEGWFISTALAPKTSAEQKGRWYEAHDYKAHGEIVDFVIIMTYEWGYSGGPAMAVSPIGPVRDVLEYAVTDIPSNKILMGQNLYGYDWTLPFVQGSTAKAVSPQQAIQIAAANNVSIEYDETAQAPHFNYTIEDKQHEVWFEDARSIQAKFDLIKELNLRGMSYWKLGLAFPQNWLLISDNFNVRRRV is encoded by the coding sequence TTGCAAATACATGTGGTTAGGCCAGGCCAGACGTTATATGGCATCGCCCAGACGTACAGCGTAACCGTTGACAGGCTCGTGGAAACGAATAAGATTCCTAACCCAACTAACCTTGTTTCGGGGCAGGCCCTTGTCATTCCAATAGTCGGCAGCTATTATTTCGTTCAACCGGGTGATAGTCTTTATTCCATTTCCCAAAAGGTTGATGTCCCTTTTCAAGAGTTGGCAAAAATAAATGGCATTCCTGAAAATCAAGTCTTATCAGTTGGATATCGGCTCTATATTCCGGCACGGAAGAAAAAGACCGCCGAATTCAACGGTTATGTCGAGCCTAGGGGTACGACGGTCGCACCGGCCCTTGTAACGGCTGCAAGGGAAGCTGGGCCCTATTTAACCTATTTAGCCCCATTCAGCTTCCAGTCGCTTCGTGACGGCTCTTTAAAAGAGCCTTTGCTCGATGACTTCCCTGCCATCGCCAGAGAAAATAAAAATGTTTTAATGATGGTGATCACGAATCAGGAAAATGACCAATTCAGCGATGAGCTCGGGCAAATCATCTTGACGAATACTTCCGTTCAGAATAAGTTCCTGAACAATATCGTTACAACGGCAAAGAAATATGGATTCCGGGATATTCACTTTGACTTTGAGTTTTTAAGGCCGGCCGATAAAGAGGCCTATAATCAATTTCTCCGAAAAGCCAGGGATCGATTCAAGAAAGAAGGCTGGTTCATTTCCACGGCACTTGCCCCTAAAACAAGTGCTGAGCAAAAAGGCCGTTGGTATGAGGCACATGACTATAAAGCACATGGTGAAATCGTCGACTTCGTTATCATCATGACTTATGAATGGGGATATAGCGGAGGACCTGCAATGGCCGTGTCCCCTATTGGACCGGTTCGGGATGTTCTCGAATATGCCGTCACCGATATTCCCTCCAATAAGATCCTGATGGGGCAGAATCTATATGGCTATGATTGGACCCTGCCTTTTGTACAGGGATCCACCGCCAAGGCCGTGAGTCCGCAGCAGGCCATCCAGATTGCGGCGGCCAATAATGTTTCCATCGAGTATGATGAAACCGCACAGGCCCCGCACTTCAACTATACTATTGAGGATAAACAGCATGAGGTGTGGTTTGAGGATGCCAGATCCATTCAGGCAAAATTCGATTTAATCAAAGAGCTGAACCTAAGGGGGATGAGTTATTGGAAGCTCGGCTTGGCCTTCCCTCAAAACTGGCTGCTCATCAGTGATAATTTTAACGTACGGAGAAGGGTCTAA
- a CDS encoding potassium channel family protein, translating into MIRIGPYISAVPRIPRFIRLLSIIALFLLSFGVLIHIVEPKRFPTLLDGIWWAIVTMSTVGYGDFTPVTNIGKIIGMVLILSGAGLITSYFAYIAKMSISNEQQFLTGKKVFGGGGHIIIVGWNGRSKRIIQNIHDRKHHQSIVLIDDTLQKHPLPRTNIHFVQGKATLDSVLQKANIKQAIRVLITADLKQDELQTDMFSILTLLAVKGLNPHVYCLVEILTHEQKENALRAGADGIVETNKFASEYMQDCLSKGIIADAEEQNDWDGLNIKQLPIRNDWVEMSFKQLGVKLFDQDILLIGIISGGKTFIKPPADVIIHLNDTLLIIED; encoded by the coding sequence ATGATTCGAATCGGCCCATACATCAGCGCCGTGCCCAGAATTCCGCGTTTCATCAGATTGCTTTCTATCATCGCATTATTTTTACTCTCATTCGGGGTCTTGATCCACATTGTGGAGCCGAAGAGATTCCCTACTTTACTTGATGGCATCTGGTGGGCAATCGTCACTATGTCAACGGTGGGTTACGGAGATTTCACTCCCGTTACAAATATTGGGAAAATCATTGGAATGGTCCTCATTTTGTCGGGAGCCGGCCTGATCACCTCTTATTTTGCGTACATTGCTAAAATGTCCATTTCCAATGAACAGCAGTTTCTTACAGGAAAGAAAGTATTCGGCGGCGGCGGTCATATCATCATTGTAGGCTGGAATGGCCGTTCCAAGAGAATCATCCAAAACATTCATGATCGTAAACATCATCAATCCATCGTCCTTATAGATGATACACTGCAAAAGCATCCGCTTCCAAGAACGAATATCCACTTTGTCCAAGGAAAAGCTACATTGGATTCCGTTTTGCAGAAAGCTAATATAAAACAAGCCATACGCGTACTTATCACAGCTGACCTCAAGCAAGACGAGCTGCAAACGGATATGTTCTCGATATTAACATTATTGGCCGTGAAGGGGCTGAATCCGCATGTGTATTGCCTTGTGGAGATATTAACGCATGAACAAAAGGAAAATGCTTTACGAGCAGGAGCGGACGGTATAGTGGAAACGAATAAATTCGCGAGTGAATATATGCAGGATTGCTTATCGAAAGGGATCATTGCGGATGCAGAAGAGCAAAATGATTGGGATGGATTGAACATCAAACAGCTGCCCATCCGGAATGACTGGGTGGAAATGTCGTTCAAACAGCTGGGCGTCAAGCTATTTGATCAGGACATTTTATTGATTGGCATCATTTCAGGGGGCAAGACTTTCATCAAGCCCCCTGCAGATGTAATCATACATCTTAATGACACTCTGCTCATCATTGAAGATTAA
- a CDS encoding YugN-like family protein, producing MIKISSELEGKTFGLFDLETKLKPEGYVIGGGWDYDHGTFDYKIDDSDGYQFLRVPFKAVDGSLDKDGVMVEFLQPFLLSHKYEDGIDGEGNIGNLSASFNQFAEPENPDAEFPENYISYGKTLVRDLEKLLLH from the coding sequence ATGATTAAAATTTCTTCTGAGTTGGAAGGGAAAACATTCGGTTTGTTCGATTTGGAGACGAAGTTAAAACCCGAAGGCTATGTGATAGGCGGAGGATGGGATTATGACCACGGGACTTTTGATTATAAGATAGATGACAGTGATGGATACCAGTTCTTGCGAGTCCCTTTCAAGGCTGTTGATGGTTCACTCGATAAGGATGGGGTAATGGTCGAATTTTTACAGCCGTTTTTGTTATCTCATAAGTACGAGGACGGTATTGACGGTGAAGGAAATATCGGAAACCTCTCCGCTTCCTTCAACCAGTTTGCTGAGCCGGAAAATCCGGATGCCGAATTTCCGGAAAACTATATCTCATATGGAAAAACGCTTGTCCGTGATTTGGAAAAGCTTTTATTACATTAA